The window CATAGCGCTCGACACACTTGACCATGCGGTTGCGGCGCTTGTTGTCCACGATGTCGTAGATTACAAGCACGATGTAACGGCGCTCGTCAGCAGCGACAAACTCCATCTCCTCGTATTCCAAACGCCTCCGGCACAAGACACCCCAAAGCACGGAAATGCACCTTCGCTGCAATCGCCTTACGTCCCAGAGCGAGATAAAAAGACGAACCCTTGAGCAAGATCTGCTGCTCCTGCCGAAAGACATGCACATGGCGCGTCGATTCAAGACGACCGAAGAACGCCCCTGTGCGCGACAGCCATGTGACAGGGATGCCCAAGCGAAGAAGCTCCACCATTGCCTGTGAGGAAACCTGTATGCGATCGATCAGAGTCAGCCCTTCCAAGACCTCCTCGGGAATCTCCATAATGCACTCACGGTTACGACCGATAACGAAATTCCCACCGCGCTTCTGAACATAAGCTCCCTCTTCCGTGATATAGACAAAACTCATGCTCACACCTCCAAGAACTACCGTCCCCTTTCGGGGTTCGTGTTCTGAAATAACCGCCGTAAAGGAGGAAGCGACGGTCTATCCTGAGAAGTTTCCGTCCCCTTTCGGGGTTCACATTCTGAAATCAAATACAACGCCAAATACAACAAGGAAAAATACGCAAAGTTTCCGTCCCCTTTCAAGGTTCGTGTTCTGAAATGCGACAGCAAAAACTATTACGAATAATGACCTCGGCAAGCAATTACACGCAAGACGTCTTCAATTACATCATAAACAATACGATTCGTGTCATCAATGCGACGACTTCAATAGCCTGACAAAGAGCCGTGCAGAGGTTCTGGCTTGCCAATACCATGAAACGCATCCCTTTGCATATCTTTGACAAGTTCATTGATTCTCTTCAGTGTCTTTCGATCCTGCATCTGCCAATAGAGATAGTCTGCCCAAGCGCGTTCTTCCCACAGAACCTTCATGCATCTGCCTCAATTAACGCGTGTTCCTGAAATTTCGCAGTTCCGTTTTTAACGTCGGTAACAATGCTCTCAAGATGAGCGATATTCGCAGAGGAATAGAACGGATCGACGGAAACCTCAAACGGGATCCGCCTTTCGCGACTCATCTTTTTAGCAAAGATCGTGAATGCGGTTGTCATATTCATTCCAAGATCGCGGCAGACAGCTTCCATATTCTGCTTTAATTCAGCGTCCATACGAATATTGACCAATGTTTGCGCCATATAGATCAACCCCTTTGCTGTCAGTTTAGCATAAGCAAAGTACACTGTAAAGACAACACATAAACAACAGGCTGCGATTTCATCAATAAGAAATCATAGCCTGTTCCGTCCCCTTTCGAGGGGCACGTTCTGAAATGTGCGCGGCTCGTTGTTCGTGAAGGGCAATAAAAAGTTTCCGTCCCCTTTCGGGGTTCACGTTCTGAAATAGTCCATTACGACATGGACGAGGACGAGGTGTACACGTTTCCGTCCCCTTTCGGGGTTCGTGTTCTGAAATAGATTTCCAGACGGGCGCAAAGGGCAAGTTCGTCACTGAGTTTCCGTCCCCTTTCGGGGTTCACGTTCTGAAATGAAGCAAAACAGATTGAGACGGATGCCAACAAAGTTTCCGTCCCCTTTCGGGGTTCACGTTCTGAAATGACATTTACAGAAAGGCGGTGCTGGCATCATGAAAGTTTCCGTCCCCTTTCGGGGTTCGTATTCTGAAATTTGTTTTTCTGTTCTCTGGAAGGAGAGATTGATCATGTTTCCGTCCCCTTTCGGGGTTCGTGTTCTGAAATTCGCCTTTCGGAAAGATCAAGCTCGACGCGATGGGCGTGTTTCCGTCCCCTTTCGGGGTTCGTGTTCTGAAATCCTCGTCTTGCAAGCTCTGATTTTATGCGGCTTCAAGATGCTGTTTGCGGCGCGGACTGTTTTTTTGTCTCTTTTCTGCGCCATTTCTTTGAAAAAATACGCTTCAAGCCTTGTCATTGTTGATGCGGTGCGGATTCCTCTTATAGTATAACATAAAGGAAGCAGAAGGACAATGATTTCTACTTCCTTTTCCCAGTATCAATATCGTTGCAAGAGTTGGGCGTTTTCCAAATCGTTGTTCAGCAGGCAGTAGTCAATCGCCGTATGCCCCGACTTGTCTTTCCGATAAGGATCCGCTCCTGCATCGAGAAGAATCTGTAGAAGCTCGTGCCTTGCCTCGGAAGATGTATAGGTGTGAGATACATACATCAACGGCGTCGTGCCATCGTTTGAACGATAGTTGACATCTATCCCTTGTTCGACAAGGTAGCGGCAGATTGCAATACCATCTCTCCCCAATGGCATGGACAAGAGCGCATTGCGCCGATCCATAGCATAGACGTCCTGAATGGAATTGATAGGCGCACCCCAGTTGTGCAGATATTCCATCAACGGAAGATTGCCGTTTGCCGCTGCTTGCACGAAATAAGAGTGAACGCGATATTCGCGCGTACTGGTGACATACCCGCGCACATCCGCGCCGCGTTCAAGAAGCATCTGCATGATTTCGCGCTTGTCGTTGTAGATTGCGCAGGACAAAGGCGTAGCCGACTTGAAATTGTAGTAGGCGTTGATGTCAAGACCCTTGTCGAGCATACGCCTCACGGTGTCGGCATCGCCTTTTTCAATCGCCACGAAGAGCATCCTCTCATCCGTTGTCGGCTCTCGCTCGATGATGCGATTGTTGATCTCCCCATGCCGAGTCTTCTCCTCAGGTTTTTTCTCTTGTCCTTCCTGCTTCCCGCCCTTGAGGATTGAGCCGAGGACATCGCCGATAATCTTACCCCATTCGCTCGCTTCCGCTTTTGCAGGATGGATGACGGCAGGGACACCCATGAACAGGAAGGCCGCAGCCACGGTTGTGGCGACAAATTTCTTCACAGCATTCGCTCCTTCATTTCGCGGCAGCTTGGTCGCCGCGCATCGCCGGTTCTATTCCAATTCCAAAGATACCAAAAAGGCGCCGCTTTCGGTCGGAGCGTCACACCCGACATCTCTTTTGCCCATTGCCGAAGCATGCGGCGCGTGAGGACGCTTTTTTCACCTCAAAAGCCAGTCGCCTTTTCTTAGTTTCAGTATAACAAGATTACTCTCGCCTGTAAAGGATAACTTTGTTTCTCAATATCTTCTTCCATGTGGCATCGCCAATTCGCCAAAAAGAAATAATGGAATGACTGTAGTGAGAGGGATCTTTTTCTACTTTCAAACGCAAGATTGCCTTGAACCGTTCTCCATTTTCTTCTATCATTTTCAGGATCACAGCGGTATGCGGTTTCGATGATGCAATGATGTAATCCGGCTCTTGTATGATTTGCGGAATGTACCTCATGAATCTCTCATAATCTTGAGGATGCCGTTCTTTGATATGCTCAATCCTCTCATCCGTGATAACGACATCCGAGGATTGAATCTCTCGCTCCACAAGTGAATAAATTGCCTTGTCAATCCTGCAAAGCAAATGCATCGAATCACATCCTTAAACAAAACTGCCGCACGCGGATGCGTGCGGCAGTTTCCATTCGTACAGCTTAGCCAACGATGACCAGCGGATCGCCGGCCTTGACGCTCTGACCGGCGGCGACGTTGATCGCCTTGACCGTGCCGGCCTGCGTTGCAGCGATTTCGTTCTGCATCTTCATGGCTTCGAGAATCAAGAGGACATCGCCCGAGTTGACCTTCTGGCCCTCGGAAACGAGGACGTTGACGATCTTGCCCGGCATCGGGGCGTTGACGGAAGCTTCGCCGGCGCCAGCGGAAACAGCTGCCTTGGCAGGAGCGGCAGGAGCAGCCGGAGCAGCGGCCTTCGGAGCGGCGGGAGCGGCTGCCTTCGGTGCAGGCGCCGCGACGGCTGCCTTCTCTTCCTCGACCTCGACTTCGTAGCTCGTGCCATTGACCTTGATGTTGAACTTTTTCATTGTAAATTCCTCCAAGTCTTCAATTTGTTTTCGCTTACGTCTTTCTTAATGGATGCTCTGGCGACCTGCCATTGCCCATGCGTCGTTGCGCTTGATCTTGACGGCAACGACTTTATTGCCAACCATCATCTGGACGGCTGCAGCGATGACCGCAGCGACCTCAGGTTTGACGTCTTTTGCGTTTTGCATAAGTGAACCTCCCGATTACAACGGAATATTGCCGTGCTTCTTCGCCGGCCCGACTTCGCGCTTCGAGGCGAGAGCGTTCAATGCCGTGATGACATAGGGGCGCGTCTCCTTCGGCTCGATGACCATGTCGGCGTAGCCGCGCTCCGCCGCCTTGTACGGCGTAGCGAACTCCTCGACGTACTCCGCCGTCTTCTGATCCTTGTCGGGATCCTTGCGGAAGATGATGTTCGCAGCGCCCGCAGGGCCCATGACGGCGATTTCAGCCGAAGGCCATGCCATGACCTGGTCTGCGCCGAGTTCACGGCAGCACATGGCGATGTATGAACCGCCGTACGCCTTGCGCGTGATGACCGTGACCTTGGGCACCGTCGCCTCGCTGTAGGCATAGAGCATCTTCGCACCGTGGCGGATGATGCCCGTGTGCTCCTGGCCGACGCCCGGCAGGAAGCCCGGAACATCGACGAGGTTGACGAGCGGGATGTTGAACGCATCGCAGAAGCGGATGAAGCGTGCCGCCTTGTCGGAAGCGTTGACGTCGAGGCAGCCTGCCATGACGTTCGGCTGGTTCGCGATGATGCCGACGGAGCGACCGTCGAAGCGTGCGAAACAGGTGATGATGTTCGTCGCGAAATACTGATGCACTTCGTAGAACTCGCCGTTGTCAACGATGCTGCGGATGACGTCCTTCATGTTGTACGGCGCGTTCGGGTTGTCGGGAATGACCGTGTTCAAGGACTCGTCCATGCGAGACGGATCATCGCCTGTCTCAACGATCGGCGCGTCGTCCATGTTGTTGCTCGGCAGGAAGGAGAGCAGGTAGCGGATCTGCTGGATGCAGTCATCCTCGTCCTCCGCCGCGAAATGCGCAACGCCCGAGACCGAGTTGTGCGTCATGGCGCCGCCCAAGGCTTCCGCCGTGACTTCTTCCGCCGTGACGGACTTGATGACGGCAGGACCCGTGATGAACATCTGGCTCGTGTTCTTGACCATGTAGATGAAATCCGTGATGGCCGGGCTGTAGACAGCGCCGCCCGCGCACGGTCCCATGATGACGGAGATCTGCGGTACGACGCCCGAAGCCGCCGTGTTGCGGTAGAAGATGCCCGCATAGCCCGAAAGCGCGTCAACGGCTTCCTGGATGCGTGCGCCGCCCGAGTCGTTGATGCCGATGCACGGAGCACCCATCTTCATCGAGAGATCCATGACCTTCCAGATCTTGTGCGCGTGCTTCTCGCCCAAGGAGCCGCCCTCGACCGTAAAGTCCTGCGCGAAAGCGTAAACAAGGCGGCCGTCGACCGTGCCGTAGCCCGTGACGACGCCTTCGCCCGGCAGTTCCTTCTTGTCCTGTCCGAAGTTCGTGCAGCGATGCTTCATGAACATGTCAAGCTCGACGAAGGTGTTCTCGTCAAAGAGCTTCTCGATGCGCTCGCGAGCCGTCATCTTGCCCTTTTCATGCTGCTTGTCGATGCGCTTCTGTCCGCCGCCCAGTTGGATATGTTCCTTCTTGGCGTGCATGAGGGCGATTTTTTCCTGAACTGTAGCCATACTCTTCCTCCTCTATGTCGAATCTTTCTCGTATATAGTACCTTATGAAAGTCCAGGCGGTCAAGCCCGACTCTTTCATTCCCGCTCATCCCAAGCGCACAGGCGCAGGCTATGCGGCAAGGGTTCAGCGGTCTTCGTGCTCACAGATTTCGAGGAGGACGCCGTGCGTGGCTTTCGGATGAATGAAGGCGATCTTCGCGCCGCCCGCACCGTAGCGCGGCTTCTCGTCGATCATCTTCACGCCCTTTGCCATGAGGTCGGCGATCGCGTTCTCGATGTTGTCTACGCGAAGAGCGATGTGCTGGATGCCGCCTCTGCCGCCGTTCTTCTCGATGAACTTCGCAATCGGGCTCGTCGGCTCCGTCGCCGCGAGAAGCTCGATCTCCGAGCCGTTCGGCGTCGGGTTGAAGCTCGTCTCGACCTTCTGCTCGGCAACAACTTCCTTGCCCGTGCACGGGATGCCCAGCTGCTCCGTCCAGAACTTGCCAACCTCGTCGAGATCGTTGACAGCAATGCCGATGTGGTCTACACCCATAACTTTGAACATGTGGATTACCTCCTAATATAGAAAGATCTGCCGTCACTTGAGCATATTTTTCATGATGTCTTGCGTGACGGTGTAGGGATCTGTCCTGCCTTCCTTGATGTCGGCGACGAACGCGTTAAGCTTGCCCGAATCGACAACCTTGCTCTTGACGTACGAGCCGATATTGCTTTCGAGGATATCGATCATCTCGTCCTTCGTGCGCTTCGTGCGCCGCTCGGCGAGAATTCCCTTCTCCTCGATATAGGCGCGGTGCTTGTCGACGGATGCGACAAGTTCCTTGACGCCGATCTGTTGGTTTGCTATGACCTTGTCGATGGGCGGACGCCAATCTTTCATCACGCCGTCCAAATCGAGCATCATGTTGATCTCGCGCACAAGCTTGTCCGCGCCGTCGAGATCTGCCTTGTTGATGGCGAACACGTCGCCGATCTCCAAGACGCCCGCCTTGATGGCCTGGATGTCATCGCCCATGCCGGGAATCAATACGACCATCGTCGTATCGGCTGCCCGAACGATGTCGACCTCGGATTGCCCGACGCCGACGGTCTCGACAAAGATAATGTCCTTGCCAAAAGCGTCCATCGCCTTGACGGCGTCCGCCGTCTTGTGCGAAAGGCCGCCCAAGCTGCCGCGTGTCCCCATGCTGCGGATGAATACGCCTTCGTCCATCGCCAGACTCGCCATGCGGATGCGGTCGCCCAGGATGGCGCCGCCCGAAAACGGGCTGGTCGGGTCGATGGCGATGACGCCGACGGTCTTGCCCTGCTTGCGGTATTCGTTCGCGAGCTTGTCCGTCAGCGTGCTCTTGCCGGCGCCCGGAGGCCCCGTGATGCCGAGCACATAGGCGTGACCCGTATGCGGGTAGAGCGCCTTCATGATGTCGATGGCATTTTCCGCCTCGTTCTCGATCGCCGTGATGGCTCTCGAAAGCGCGAGGCGATTTCCTTGCAGGAGTTCCTTGGCTATGTCCATGGAATGCACCACCTATGCCATTGTTCCGGAAAATCTCGAAAAACACAGAATTGCCCGTTGTTTCCCGAAATTTCGCGCATGATACGGATAAAAGCAAGGCTGGCGGCAGACGAGCTGCTGCCAGCCCCATATCGAACTCTTACTTCTTCACATGCTCGTTGATGAAATCGACGATGTCGCCCGTCGGCGTGCCCGGCGTGAAGACGGCGGCAATGCCCGCTTCTTTGAGTGCGGGGATGTCCGTCTCAGGAATGACGCCGCCGCCAATGATCAGCGTGTCCTTCATTCCCTTGCTGCGCACAAGCTCGACAACCTTGGGGAAAAGATGCGGATGAGCGCCCGAGAGGATGCTCATCGCGATGACATCGACGTCTTCCTGCAGAGCTGCTTCCGTAATCTGCTCCGGAGTCTGGCGAAGACCTGTGTAAATGACCTCGAATCCTGCATCACGAAGAGCACGCGCGACGACTTTCGCGCCGCGATCATGGCCGTCCAAGCCCGGTTTTGCTACCAATACCCTGATTTTTGCCATTTGAAATTACCTCCAAGTTCAAGTAGAGAAAGGAATGCAGGGTGCGGCCGCCCGAAAAACGGACGGCTTCCCCAAAAGCCCTGCGGATTACAGGGACGTATGAGCCTCGTATTCGCCGAAGACGCTGCGCATGACGCCGCAGATTTCACCGAGCGTCGCATACGTCTTGACAGCCGTGAGGATGTGCGGCATGAGGTTTTCCTTCTCATCCTCGCACGCCTTCTTGAGGGCTTCGAGCGCGGACTTCACAGCTGCGTTGTCGCGCTTCGCCTTGACCTCGGCGAGCTTCTTCTTCT of the Selenomonas sputigena genome contains:
- a CDS encoding PBECR2 nuclease fold domain-containing protein, encoding MHLLCRIDKAIYSLVEREIQSSDVVITDERIEHIKERHPQDYERFMRYIPQIIQEPDYIIASSKPHTAVILKMIEENGERFKAILRLKVEKDPSHYSHSIISFWRIGDATWKKILRNKVILYRRE
- the meaB gene encoding methylmalonyl Co-A mutase-associated GTPase MeaB; amino-acid sequence: MDIAKELLQGNRLALSRAITAIENEAENAIDIMKALYPHTGHAYVLGITGPPGAGKSTLTDKLANEYRKQGKTVGVIAIDPTSPFSGGAILGDRIRMASLAMDEGVFIRSMGTRGSLGGLSHKTADAVKAMDAFGKDIIFVETVGVGQSEVDIVRAADTTMVVLIPGMGDDIQAIKAGVLEIGDVFAINKADLDGADKLVREINMMLDLDGVMKDWRPPIDKVIANQQIGVKELVASVDKHRAYIEEKGILAERRTKRTKDEMIDILESNIGSYVKSKVVDSGKLNAFVADIKEGRTDPYTVTQDIMKNMLK
- a CDS encoding cobalamin B12-binding domain-containing protein, whose product is MAKIRVLVAKPGLDGHDRGAKVVARALRDAGFEVIYTGLRQTPEQITEAALQEDVDVIAMSILSGAHPHLFPKVVELVRSKGMKDTLIIGGGVIPETDIPALKEAGIAAVFTPGTPTGDIVDFINEHVKK
- the mce gene encoding methylmalonyl-CoA epimerase; amino-acid sequence: MFKVMGVDHIGIAVNDLDEVGKFWTEQLGIPCTGKEVVAEQKVETSFNPTPNGSEIELLAATEPTSPIAKFIEKNGGRGGIQHIALRVDNIENAIADLMAKGVKMIDEKPRYGAGGAKIAFIHPKATHGVLLEICEHEDR
- a CDS encoding CRISPR-associated endonuclease Cas1, whose amino-acid sequence is MSFVYITEEGAYVQKRGGNFVIGRNRECIMEIPEEVLEGLTLIDRIQVSSQAMVELLRLGIPVTWLSRTGAFFGRLESTRHVHVFRQEQQILLKGSSFYLALGRKAIAAKVHFRALGCLVPEAFGIRGDGVCRC
- a CDS encoding biotin/lipoyl-containing protein → MKKFNIKVNGTSYEVEVEEEKAAVAAPAPKAAAPAAPKAAAPAAPAAPAKAAVSAGAGEASVNAPMPGKIVNVLVSEGQKVNSGDVLLILEAMKMQNEIAATQAGTVKAINVAAGQSVKAGDPLVIVG
- a CDS encoding type II toxin-antitoxin system RelB/DinJ family antitoxin, with the protein product MAQTLVNIRMDAELKQNMEAVCRDLGMNMTTAFTIFAKKMSRERRIPFEVSVDPFYSSANIAHLESIVTDVKNGTAKFQEHALIEADA
- a CDS encoding ankyrin repeat domain-containing protein; the encoded protein is MKKFVATTVAAAFLFMGVPAVIHPAKAEASEWGKIIGDVLGSILKGGKQEGQEKKPEEKTRHGEINNRIIEREPTTDERMLFVAIEKGDADTVRRMLDKGLDINAYYNFKSATPLSCAIYNDKREIMQMLLERGADVRGYVTSTREYRVHSYFVQAAANGNLPLMEYLHNWGAPINSIQDVYAMDRRNALLSMPLGRDGIAICRYLVEQGIDVNYRSNDGTTPLMYVSHTYTSSEARHELLQILLDAGADPYRKDKSGHTAIDYCLLNNDLENAQLLQRY
- the mmdA gene encoding methylmalonyl-CoA decarboxylase subunit alpha codes for the protein MATVQEKIALMHAKKEHIQLGGGQKRIDKQHEKGKMTARERIEKLFDENTFVELDMFMKHRCTNFGQDKKELPGEGVVTGYGTVDGRLVYAFAQDFTVEGGSLGEKHAHKIWKVMDLSMKMGAPCIGINDSGGARIQEAVDALSGYAGIFYRNTAASGVVPQISVIMGPCAGGAVYSPAITDFIYMVKNTSQMFITGPAVIKSVTAEEVTAEALGGAMTHNSVSGVAHFAAEDEDDCIQQIRYLLSFLPSNNMDDAPIVETGDDPSRMDESLNTVIPDNPNAPYNMKDVIRSIVDNGEFYEVHQYFATNIITCFARFDGRSVGIIANQPNVMAGCLDVNASDKAARFIRFCDAFNIPLVNLVDVPGFLPGVGQEHTGIIRHGAKMLYAYSEATVPKVTVITRKAYGGSYIAMCCRELGADQVMAWPSAEIAVMGPAGAANIIFRKDPDKDQKTAEYVEEFATPYKAAERGYADMVIEPKETRPYVITALNALASKREVGPAKKHGNIPL